A region of Drosophila mauritiana strain mau12 chromosome 3L, ASM438214v1, whole genome shotgun sequence DNA encodes the following proteins:
- the LOC117139594 gene encoding transcription initiation factor TFIID subunit 2 yields the protein METQPEVPEVPLRPFKLAHQVVSLTGISFERRSIIGVVELTIVPNSENLRLIRLNAKQLRIYNVVLNDVCQADFTYFDPFQNICYKDPKSRVLEVYSKHHLTAAQYTDPDVNNGELLIQVPPEGYSMIQEGQGLRIRIEFSLENPKCGVHFVIPPASTDEETQMNSSHMFTNCYENSSRLWFPCVDSFADPCTWRLEFTVDKNMTAVSCGELLEVIMTPDLRKKTFHYSVSTPVCAPNIALAVGQFDIYVDPHMHEVTHFCLPGLLPLLKNTVRYLHEAFEFYEETLSTRYPFSCYKQVFVDELDTDISAYATMSIASVNLLHSIAIIDQTYISRTFMSRAVAEQFFGCFITSHHWSDTWLAKGIAEYLCGLYSRKCFGNNEYRAWVQSELARVVRYEEQYGGIILDCSQPPAPLPVSGTNQSAASSKQQEIVHYFPIKSLHTVSPKYVEAMRRKAHFVIRMLENRIGQELLIQVFNKQLALASSAATTKIGAGLWSQLLISTNIFIKAIFTVTGKDMSVFMDQWVRTGGHAKFSLTSVFNRKRNTIELEIRQDYVNQRGIRKYNGPLMVQLQELDGTFKHTLQIESTLVKSDITCHSKSRRNKKKKIPLCTGEEVDMDLSAMDDSPVLWIRLDPEMILLRDLIIEQPDFQWQYQLRHERDVTAQFQAIQALQKYPTNATRLALTDTIESERCFYQVRCEAAHSLTKVANQMVASWSGPPAMLNIFRKFFGSFSAPHIIKLNNFSNFQLYFLQKAIPVAMAGLRTSHGICPPEVMRFLFDLFKYNENSRNHYTDAYYRAALVEALGETLTPVVSVAIHGTQITTDSLSTDAKLVLDEVTRLLNMEKHLPSYKYMVSVSCLKVIRKLQKFGHLPSLPHIYRSYAEYGIYLDLRIAAMECLVDFVKVDGRSEDLEHLITLLETDPDPAARHALAQLLIDNPPFTRESRSRLDKPNLVDRLWFSINRLPYDTKLRCDIVDLYYALYGSKRPNCLQAGENQSFYKDLMKDNNSSVGSVTGSFKKTSDSKSHLPTQTNTLDNEPQERQKPAMVTIKRTATEAFEVGDEIIKLERSEEITVLDEPVNVQAYDSETKVNVLQADEDARDTHQATKRLKSEMYAEDDNSSTMLDVGDSTRYESSHEEGKLKSGEGGLKKKKKKEKKKHKHKHKHKHTKDKDKDKERKDKDKRDPHISRLQARETATPDTLSSADSSNSNSLPPMNLN from the exons ATGGAAACGCAACCTGAGGTGCCCGAGGTGCCGCTGCGTCCGTTTAAATT GGCGCATCAGGTTGTGAGTCTCACGGGCATCAGTTTCGAGCGGAGGAGCATAATT GGCGTGGTCGAGCTGACCATTGTGCCGAACAGCGAGAATCTGCGCCTAATACGCCTGAACGCCAAGCAGCTGCGGATCTACAACGTCGTTTTGAATGATGTCTGCCAGGCGGATTTCACGTACTTCGATCCCTTCCAGAACATCTGCTACAAGGATCCGAAGAGCCGCGTGCTGGAGGTCTACTCCAAGCATCATCTGACCGCCGCTCAGTACACCGATCCGGATGTGAACAACGGCGAACTGCTCATCCAGGTTCCGCCCGAGGGCTACTCTATGATCCAGGAGGGTCAGGGTCTGCGCATCCGCATCGAGTTCTCGTTGGAGAATCCCAAATGCGGCGTACATTTTGTCATACCGCCCGCTTCCACGGACGAGGAGACACAGATGAACAGCTCGCATATGTTCACCAATTGCTATGAAAACTCCTCGAGATTGTGGTTTCCCTGCGTGGACAGTTTCGCCGATCCCTGCACCTGGCGGCTGGAGTTCACTGTCGACAAAAATATGACCGCCGTTTCGTGTGGAGAACTTCTAGAAGTCATTATGACTCCAGATCTGCGAAAGAAAACCTTCCACTATTCGGTAAGCACACCGGTATGTGCACCAAATATTGCGCTGGCTGTGGGTCAGTTTGATATCTACGTGGATCCGCACATGCATGAAGTTACCCACTTCTGTCTGCCCGGATTGTTGCCGCTGTTAAAAAATACGGTTCGCTACTTGCACGAAGCATTTGAATTTTACGAGGAGACCTTATCTACGCGCTACCCATTCAGTTGCTACAAACAAGTGTTTGTGGACGAATTGGACACGGATATAAGTGCCTATGCCACTATGAGCATTGCTTCGGTGAACCTGCTGCACTCCATAGCGATCATCGATCAGACCTATATATCTCGAACCTTTATGTCGCGCGCTGTAGCCGAGCAATTCTTCGGCTGCTTTATTACATCGCATCATTGGTCGGACACCTGGCTGGCCAAGGGCATTGCGGAGTATCTGTGTGGACTGTATTCCAGGAAGTGCTTCGGCAACAACGAGTACCGTGCTTGGGTGCAATCTGAACTGGCGCGTGTCGTTCGCTACGAGGAGCAGTATGGCGGCATTATTCTTGATTGCAGTCAGCCGCCAGCTCCTTTGCCTGTTTCCGGCACTAATCAATCGGCTGCTTCTAGCAAACAGCAGGAGATTGTCCACTATTTTCCCATCAAGAGCTTGCACACCGTGTCGCCGAAGTATGTGGAGGCGATGCGAAGGAAAGCGCATTTCGTAATCCGTATGCTGGAGAACCGCATCGGCCAGGAGCTGCTGATTCAGGTGTTCAATAAGCAATTGGCTTTGGCTTCTAGTGCGGCAACGACAAAGATCGGTGCAGGTCTCTGGTCTCAGCTACTCATCTCGACCAACATCTTTATCAAGGCCATCTTCACCGTAACCGGAAAAGATATGTCTGTCTTCATGGACCAGTGGGTGCGCACTGGAGGGCACGCCAAGTTTTCGCTCACATCTGTGTTCAATCGCAAGAGAAATACCATTGAGCTGGAGATCCGCCAGGACTATGTCAATCAGCGGGGAATTAGGAAGTACAATGGTCCATTGATGGTGCAGCTGCAAGAGTTGGACGGAACTTTTAAGCACACATTGCAGATTGAGAGCACACTGGTAAAGTCCGATATCACTTGCCACTCGAAGAGCAGGCGtaacaaaaagaagaagatcCCCTTGTGCACCGGTGAGGAAGTGGATATGGATTTATCAGCCATGGA CGACTCACCTGTACTGTGGATTCGCCTCGATCCGGAAATGATTTTGCTGCGCGACCTCATAATCGAGCAGCCCGACTTTCAGTGGCAATATCAGCTTCGCCATGAACGTGATGTAACTGCCCAATTTCAGGCGATTCAAGCCCTGCAGAAGTACCCAACGAATGCCACCAGGCTTGCGTTAACCGACACCATAGAAAGCGAACGTTGCTTCTATCAGGTGCGCTGCGAGGCTGCCCACAGCTTGACCAAAGTGGCCAACCAGATGGTGGCCTCCTGGAGTGGACCACCCGCCATGCTGAACATATTTAGAAAGTTTTTCGGCTCATTTAGTGCTCCGCACATTATCAAACTGAACAACTTCTCCAACTTCCAGCTGTACTTCCTGCAGAAGGCTATTCCCGTGGCCATGGCAG GTCTGCGCACATCTCATGGTATCTGCCCGCCGGAAGTGATGCGTTTTCTTTTCGATCTCTTCAAGTACAACGAGAATTCGCGTAACCATTACACGGATGCATACTATAGAGCGGCTTTGGTGGAAGCTCTAGGCGAAACCTTAACCCCTGTGGTCTCCGTTGCCATACATGGCACACAAATCACTACGGACAGTCTATCCACGGATGCGAA ACTTGTGCTGGATGAAGTTACACGTCTGCTGAACATGGAGAAACACCTGCCCTCGTACAAGTACATGGTGTCCGTGTCCTGCCTAAAGGTCATCCGAAAGCTTCAAAAATTCGGCCATCTGCCCTCACTGCCGCATATTTATCGCAGCTATGCCGAATATGGAATATATCTGGACCTCCGCATTGCTGCCATGGAGTGCCTGGTGGACTTTGTGAAGGTGGATGGGCGCAGCGAGGATTTGGAACATTTGATTACTTTGCTGGAAACTGATCCCGATCCGGCTGCTCGCCATGCCCTGGCCCAACTGCTGATCGATAATCCGCCTTTCACCCGCGAATCTCGCAGCCGCCTGGATAAACCCAATCTCGTGGATCGTCTGTGGTTCAGTATTAACCGATTGCCCTACGATACCAAGCTGCGCTGCGATATTGTTGATTTGTACTACGCACTATACGGATCCAAGCGTCCGAATTGCTTGCAGGCCGGTGAGAACCAAAGCTTCTACAAGGATTTGATGAAAGACAATAATAGCAGTGTAGGCAGCGTAACCGGCAGCTTCAAGAAGACCAGTGATTCAAAGTCACATTTGCCAACGCAAACGAATACTTTGGACAATGAGCCACAGGAGCGGCAAAAGCCGGCAATGGTTACCATCAAACGAACGGCCACAGAAGCATTTGAGGTGGGCGATGAGATAATCAAGCTGGAACGCAGCGAGGAGATCACCGTGCTAGATGAACCAGTTAACGTGCAGGCCTATGACAGTGAGACCAAAGTGAATGTCCTGCAGGCAGATGAAGATGCACGCGATACCCATCAGGCTACCAAGCGCCTTAAGAGCGAAATGTACGCCGAGGATGACAACTCATCCACCATGCTGGACGTGGGCGACTCCACCAGATATGAGAGTAGCCACGAGGAGGGCAAGTTGAAGTCCGGCGAAGGTGGGCtcaagaagaaaaagaagaaggagaagaagaagcatAAGCACAAACACAAGCATAAGCACACCAAGGATAAGGATAAGGACAAGGAGCGAAAGGATAAGGACAAGCGTGACCCGCATATATCACGCCTGCAGGCGCGCGAGACAGCCACTCCGGACACTCTCAGCTCGGCGGACAGTagcaacagcaatagcctGCCGCCCATGAACCTTAACTAA
- the LOC117139595 gene encoding mediator of RNA polymerase II transcription subunit 15 isoform X2, with the protein MRIQILLLTLLLGLVCAQAVDAEAKSSQGKPAEDSKSSASTPLESEATKDKRQVNSKETSLYPNHRSSAASPSASDDPEDGQETIYGSKPNQFIIRPIAPHQHQQHESHQEPQLRNFAAANSRPHAAQLLEQSQEHYVYLQDIMRHHQPKALLAAGQGKGAASAPKKSSTPVAEEEQEQEQEAEQRYAVSIQPQPQVQQQLQLQQPRPRQYQGVGPYQLPLPLPAPQHRSVNPQQQQQQQQQHQQPYQVIPEEQFLKILEEELQARAYHEQLRQQQQHQQQQQHQHQQQQQQQHPKQLPIHSTAATHKVLQQADPSLGLGGYRERFVAEQELVTPTYSHPRGGPKYLPLPQAQQIQEDDEPQQQQPQRVQLHKPIPHPGQQLIHGLPPQIAYYQPQISYKTLPNHPLAKSSLESEIEKLLAANKPGQSLAYVDSSNEQVATRQPAPQHPPPPTSHPALRQPKAYLASTPNSLLDANNQPFVPSLFKFSNYQQPTPIYPTPEPKRLGPVVYPTQQANQPQPSQYYYQEATPTGAPKPSPIPKQYHRSKHYKLASPAKALLYADYERQGSPSPPPPSNFYPSPPDPLKHSQRNLAVTPTALPLHAEYPSPSPSQSSIYVSQGTGIATPSRPTPTTAPIQKLRTLDEVKQLNLPPPNGKPLTQAEFQALVDAGYPVKAVPVPVPVPYEQYVKDHPEYRNHPPVDYAHIMRLATRQLAAHQQHRSLAAPSEPSVKILSTPSAGELHQQTATGIGGGSITYLQPIEGQSHPHALAHVHALQKRRPRDEQDTAVAGSEPKAAAPEAESAKAKVQ; encoded by the exons AtgagaatccaaatcttgcTCCTGACACTCTTGCTGG GCCTCGTCTGCGCCCAGGCCGTGGATGCGGAGGCCAAGAGCAGCCAAGGCAAGCCGGCGGAAGACAGCAAGAGCTCCGCCTCCACGCCACTGGAATCGGAGGCGACCAAAGACAAGCGACAGGTGAACTCCAAGGAGACGTCTCTGTACCCCAACCACCGCAGCTCGGCGGCATCGCCATCCGCCAGCGATGATCCCGAGGATGGTCAGGAAACCATCTACGGCTCCAAACCGAATCAGTTCATCATCCGACCCATTGCAccgcaccagcaccagcaacacGAATCGCACCAGGAGCCGCAGTTGAGGAACTTTGCGGCGGCCAATTCCCGACCCCATGCCGCCCAACTTCTCGAGCAGAGTCAGGAG CACTACGTGTATCTGCAAGATATAATGCGCCATCATCAGCCCAAGGCCCTGCTGGCCGCAGGTCAAGGCAAGGGTGCGGCCAGTGCGCCCAAGAAGTCATCCACTCCGGTGgccgaggaggagcaggagcaggaacagGAGGCGGAACAGCGATACGCGGTGTCCATTCAGCCGCAGCCGCAGGTGCAGCaacagctccagctccagcaaCCACGTCCACGTCAGTACCAGGGTGTGGGTCCCTATCAACTGCCATTGCCGCTGCCTGCGCCACAGCATCGGTCGGTGAatccccagcagcagcagcagcagcagcaacaacatcagcag CCCTACCAAGTGATTCCCGAAGAGCAGTTCCTTAAGATcctggaggaggagctgcaggcTAGAGCCTATCATGAGCAACttcgtcagcagcagcagcatcaacagcagcagcagcaccaacatcaacagcagcagcagcaacagcacccCAAGCAACTGCCCATCCACAGCACGGCTGCCACTCACAAAGTGTTGCAGCAGGCGGATCCCTCGCTAGGATTAGGCGGCTATCGCGAGCGTTTTGTGGCCGAGCAGGAGCTGGTAACACCCACTTACTCGCATCCCCGCGGTGGTCCCAAATATCTGCCCTTGCCTCAGGCGCAGCAAATCCAAGAGGATGATGagccacaacagcaacaaccgcAGCGTGTGCAGCTCCACAAACCGATACCCCATCCCGGCCAGCAACTCATCCATGGACTGCCACCCCAGATTGCCTACTACCAGCCACAGATAAGCTACAAGACCCTGCCCAACCATCCACTGGCGAAATCGTCTCTGGAAAGTGAGATTGAGAAATTGCTGGCAGCCAATAAGCCTGGACAATCGTTGGCCTACGTGGACAGCAGCAATGAGCAGGTGGCGACAAGGCAGCCCGCTCCGCagcacccaccaccacccacctcgCATCCCGCGCTGAGGCAACCCAAGGCATACCTGGCCAGTACGCCCAACTCCCTGCTGGATGCCAATAACCAACCGTTCGTTCCATCGCTCTTCAAGTTCAGCAACTATCAGCAACCGACGCCAATTTATCCCACGCCGGAACCCAAGCGATTGGGACCCGTCGTCTATCCCACACAGCAGGCCAATCAGCCGCAGCCCTCGCAGTATTACTACCAGGAGGCTACGCCCACCGGGGCACCCAAGCCGAGCCCCATTCCCAAGCAGTACCACCGATCCAAGCACTACAAGCTGGCTTCACCCGCTAAGGCACTGCTCTATGCAGATTACGAACGTCAGGGATCGCCTTCTCCACCGCCGCCGTCCAACTTCTATCCCAGTCCGCCGGATCCGCTAAAGCATTCCCAGAGAAATCTAGCCGTCACACCCACTGCTCTGCCGCTCCACGCTGAATATCCCTCACCGTCTCCTTCCCAGTCCAGTATCTATGTGTCCCAGGGAACTGGAATTGCCACACCATCCCGACCCACGCCCACTACAGCTCCTATTCAGAAGCTACGGACTCTGGATGAAGTGAAGCAATTGAATCTGCCGCCTCCCAATGGCAAGCCCCTGACCCAGGCCGAATTCCAAGCTCTTGTGGACGCAGGATATCCGGTGAAGGCAGTGCCCGTGCCAGTTCCCGTTCCGTATGAGCAGTACGTTAAGGATCATCCGGAGTACCGCAATCACCCGCCTGTAGACTACGCTCACATCATGCGCCTGGCCACGCGGCAATTGGCTGCACATCAGCAACACAGATCGCTGGCTGCTCCCTCGGAGCCGTCGGTCAAGATCCTGTCCACTCCGTCCGCCGGAGAGCTGCATCAGCAAACGGCCACAGGCATCGGCGGCGGTAGTATCACATATTTGCAACCCATCGAGGGTCAATCCCATCCCCATGCCCTGGCCCATGTCCATGCGTTGCAGAAGAGGAGGCCGCGTGATGAGCAGGATACCGCCGTGGCGGGCAGCGAGCCCAAGGCGGCAGCTCCGGAGGCGGAGTCCGCGAAGGCGAAGGTGCAGTGA
- the LOC117139595 gene encoding mediator of RNA polymerase II transcription subunit 15 isoform X1: MRIQILLLTLLLGLVCAQAVDAEAKSSQGKPAEDSKSSASTPLESEATKDKRQVNSKETSLYPNHRSSAASPSASDDPEDGQETIYGSKPNQFIIRPIAPHQHQQHESHQEPQLRNFAAANSRPHAAQLLEQSQEVQHYVYLQDIMRHHQPKALLAAGQGKGAASAPKKSSTPVAEEEQEQEQEAEQRYAVSIQPQPQVQQQLQLQQPRPRQYQGVGPYQLPLPLPAPQHRSVNPQQQQQQQQQHQQPYQVIPEEQFLKILEEELQARAYHEQLRQQQQHQQQQQHQHQQQQQQQHPKQLPIHSTAATHKVLQQADPSLGLGGYRERFVAEQELVTPTYSHPRGGPKYLPLPQAQQIQEDDEPQQQQPQRVQLHKPIPHPGQQLIHGLPPQIAYYQPQISYKTLPNHPLAKSSLESEIEKLLAANKPGQSLAYVDSSNEQVATRQPAPQHPPPPTSHPALRQPKAYLASTPNSLLDANNQPFVPSLFKFSNYQQPTPIYPTPEPKRLGPVVYPTQQANQPQPSQYYYQEATPTGAPKPSPIPKQYHRSKHYKLASPAKALLYADYERQGSPSPPPPSNFYPSPPDPLKHSQRNLAVTPTALPLHAEYPSPSPSQSSIYVSQGTGIATPSRPTPTTAPIQKLRTLDEVKQLNLPPPNGKPLTQAEFQALVDAGYPVKAVPVPVPVPYEQYVKDHPEYRNHPPVDYAHIMRLATRQLAAHQQHRSLAAPSEPSVKILSTPSAGELHQQTATGIGGGSITYLQPIEGQSHPHALAHVHALQKRRPRDEQDTAVAGSEPKAAAPEAESAKAKVQ, encoded by the exons AtgagaatccaaatcttgcTCCTGACACTCTTGCTGG GCCTCGTCTGCGCCCAGGCCGTGGATGCGGAGGCCAAGAGCAGCCAAGGCAAGCCGGCGGAAGACAGCAAGAGCTCCGCCTCCACGCCACTGGAATCGGAGGCGACCAAAGACAAGCGACAGGTGAACTCCAAGGAGACGTCTCTGTACCCCAACCACCGCAGCTCGGCGGCATCGCCATCCGCCAGCGATGATCCCGAGGATGGTCAGGAAACCATCTACGGCTCCAAACCGAATCAGTTCATCATCCGACCCATTGCAccgcaccagcaccagcaacacGAATCGCACCAGGAGCCGCAGTTGAGGAACTTTGCGGCGGCCAATTCCCGACCCCATGCCGCCCAACTTCTCGAGCAGAGTCAGGAG GTGCAGCACTACGTGTATCTGCAAGATATAATGCGCCATCATCAGCCCAAGGCCCTGCTGGCCGCAGGTCAAGGCAAGGGTGCGGCCAGTGCGCCCAAGAAGTCATCCACTCCGGTGgccgaggaggagcaggagcaggaacagGAGGCGGAACAGCGATACGCGGTGTCCATTCAGCCGCAGCCGCAGGTGCAGCaacagctccagctccagcaaCCACGTCCACGTCAGTACCAGGGTGTGGGTCCCTATCAACTGCCATTGCCGCTGCCTGCGCCACAGCATCGGTCGGTGAatccccagcagcagcagcagcagcagcaacaacatcagcag CCCTACCAAGTGATTCCCGAAGAGCAGTTCCTTAAGATcctggaggaggagctgcaggcTAGAGCCTATCATGAGCAACttcgtcagcagcagcagcatcaacagcagcagcagcaccaacatcaacagcagcagcagcaacagcacccCAAGCAACTGCCCATCCACAGCACGGCTGCCACTCACAAAGTGTTGCAGCAGGCGGATCCCTCGCTAGGATTAGGCGGCTATCGCGAGCGTTTTGTGGCCGAGCAGGAGCTGGTAACACCCACTTACTCGCATCCCCGCGGTGGTCCCAAATATCTGCCCTTGCCTCAGGCGCAGCAAATCCAAGAGGATGATGagccacaacagcaacaaccgcAGCGTGTGCAGCTCCACAAACCGATACCCCATCCCGGCCAGCAACTCATCCATGGACTGCCACCCCAGATTGCCTACTACCAGCCACAGATAAGCTACAAGACCCTGCCCAACCATCCACTGGCGAAATCGTCTCTGGAAAGTGAGATTGAGAAATTGCTGGCAGCCAATAAGCCTGGACAATCGTTGGCCTACGTGGACAGCAGCAATGAGCAGGTGGCGACAAGGCAGCCCGCTCCGCagcacccaccaccacccacctcgCATCCCGCGCTGAGGCAACCCAAGGCATACCTGGCCAGTACGCCCAACTCCCTGCTGGATGCCAATAACCAACCGTTCGTTCCATCGCTCTTCAAGTTCAGCAACTATCAGCAACCGACGCCAATTTATCCCACGCCGGAACCCAAGCGATTGGGACCCGTCGTCTATCCCACACAGCAGGCCAATCAGCCGCAGCCCTCGCAGTATTACTACCAGGAGGCTACGCCCACCGGGGCACCCAAGCCGAGCCCCATTCCCAAGCAGTACCACCGATCCAAGCACTACAAGCTGGCTTCACCCGCTAAGGCACTGCTCTATGCAGATTACGAACGTCAGGGATCGCCTTCTCCACCGCCGCCGTCCAACTTCTATCCCAGTCCGCCGGATCCGCTAAAGCATTCCCAGAGAAATCTAGCCGTCACACCCACTGCTCTGCCGCTCCACGCTGAATATCCCTCACCGTCTCCTTCCCAGTCCAGTATCTATGTGTCCCAGGGAACTGGAATTGCCACACCATCCCGACCCACGCCCACTACAGCTCCTATTCAGAAGCTACGGACTCTGGATGAAGTGAAGCAATTGAATCTGCCGCCTCCCAATGGCAAGCCCCTGACCCAGGCCGAATTCCAAGCTCTTGTGGACGCAGGATATCCGGTGAAGGCAGTGCCCGTGCCAGTTCCCGTTCCGTATGAGCAGTACGTTAAGGATCATCCGGAGTACCGCAATCACCCGCCTGTAGACTACGCTCACATCATGCGCCTGGCCACGCGGCAATTGGCTGCACATCAGCAACACAGATCGCTGGCTGCTCCCTCGGAGCCGTCGGTCAAGATCCTGTCCACTCCGTCCGCCGGAGAGCTGCATCAGCAAACGGCCACAGGCATCGGCGGCGGTAGTATCACATATTTGCAACCCATCGAGGGTCAATCCCATCCCCATGCCCTGGCCCATGTCCATGCGTTGCAGAAGAGGAGGCCGCGTGATGAGCAGGATACCGCCGTGGCGGGCAGCGAGCCCAAGGCGGCAGCTCCGGAGGCGGAGTCCGCGAAGGCGAAGGTGCAGTGA